In a genomic window of Paraburkholderia acidiphila:
- a CDS encoding amino acid ABC transporter permease, translating to MHNWLEPKYLAWLEQGFFVTLMLSACAASCATPLGFLLAVARTARSRAVARGAALYVFVFRNSPLLVQLLFWYFGAAAVLPSGWMNWLNTPHLATFGPLTLRWPSFELFAGWVGLTCYTTAFIGEEFLAGMRGVNPAQWHAAAALGMSRYACLRHVILPQALRIATPPLAGQYMNVIKNSSLTMAIGVGELSYMSRQVDTESFRTFQAFGTATVFYVLAIAVIEVALVLWQRSGLRGLQRGRA from the coding sequence ATGCATAACTGGCTTGAACCGAAATATCTCGCGTGGCTCGAACAGGGTTTCTTCGTTACGTTGATGCTCTCCGCCTGCGCGGCGTCGTGCGCGACGCCGCTGGGCTTTCTGCTGGCGGTGGCGCGCACCGCCCGTAGCCGTGCAGTCGCACGCGGGGCGGCGCTCTACGTGTTCGTTTTCCGCAACTCGCCGCTGCTCGTTCAACTGCTGTTCTGGTATTTTGGCGCGGCGGCCGTGCTGCCGTCTGGATGGATGAACTGGCTCAATACGCCGCACCTGGCAACGTTCGGGCCGCTTACGCTGCGCTGGCCGAGTTTCGAATTGTTCGCGGGCTGGGTCGGGCTGACCTGCTATACCACGGCATTTATCGGCGAAGAGTTTCTGGCCGGCATGCGCGGCGTGAATCCTGCACAGTGGCACGCGGCCGCGGCGCTCGGCATGAGCCGTTACGCGTGCCTGCGCCATGTGATCCTCCCTCAGGCGTTGCGCATTGCGACGCCGCCGCTGGCTGGCCAATACATGAACGTGATAAAGAACTCTTCGCTGACGATGGCGATCGGCGTGGGGGAGCTCTCGTACATGTCGCGACAGGTCGACACGGAAAGCTTCAGGACGTTTCAGGCATTCGGCACGGCCACCGTTTTCTATGTGCTGGCCATCGCAGTGATCGAGGTCGCGCTGGTGCTCTGGCAACGCAGCGGCTTGCGTGGTTTGCAGCGAGGCCGCGCGTGA
- a CDS encoding ABC transporter substrate-binding protein — MKKSIWGAVPGALLTALLVVASTAAHADRLDDIKRAGVLRVAAFDSNPPFGFVDQKDNQIIGLDVDYARAVAKSLGVKLEIQPTNPANRIAFLKSGKVDLVFANFTITDDRKKEVDFSTPYFASGTQFIAKKGVLKSEQQINDLRIGADKGTTNEQQVRAKFPNATIVAYDDTPFAFAALRTGNVQAITQDGPKLVALLARAPDKANYEISPFTISNDYEGVGVPKGETRLLDAVNSTLTHLETDGEAAQIYDKWFGPKSAAPLPRLFKIGDPQKNS; from the coding sequence ATGAAAAAGAGCATCTGGGGCGCCGTGCCAGGCGCACTGTTGACGGCACTTCTGGTGGTGGCATCGACCGCCGCGCATGCGGATCGTCTGGACGATATCAAGCGGGCGGGTGTATTGCGCGTCGCTGCATTCGACAGCAACCCGCCGTTCGGCTTCGTCGATCAGAAAGACAATCAGATCATCGGGCTCGATGTGGACTACGCGCGCGCCGTGGCCAAAAGCCTTGGCGTGAAGCTCGAAATCCAGCCCACCAACCCCGCCAATCGCATTGCGTTCCTGAAGTCGGGCAAGGTCGATCTGGTGTTCGCCAACTTCACGATTACCGACGATCGCAAGAAGGAAGTGGATTTCAGCACGCCGTATTTCGCTTCCGGCACCCAGTTCATTGCGAAGAAGGGGGTGCTGAAGTCTGAGCAACAGATCAATGACCTGCGTATTGGCGCAGACAAAGGCACGACCAACGAGCAGCAGGTGCGCGCGAAATTCCCGAACGCAACGATCGTTGCCTACGACGACACGCCGTTCGCTTTCGCCGCGCTGCGCACGGGCAATGTGCAGGCCATTACGCAGGACGGTCCGAAGCTCGTCGCGCTGCTTGCACGCGCGCCGGACAAGGCGAACTACGAGATATCCCCGTTCACGATCTCGAACGATTACGAAGGCGTTGGCGTGCCCAAGGGCGAGACGCGTTTGCTCGATGCAGTGAACAGCACGCTCACGCATCTGGAAACCGACGGCGAAGCCGCGCAGATTTATGACAAGTGGTTCGGGCCGAAGAGCGCTGCGCCGCTGCCCCGTCTCTTCAAGATCGGCGACCCGCAAAAGAACAGTTGA